TTTGGAAATTCCAGGTCGCATCCACCTGCTTCCACTTGCCCCACAAAACGACATTCAGCGCGTCCTGATCGGCAAATTCAAACTTCGATTGATCCTCCAGCAACAGGTTCAATGCGCAGCTCAGAGTTCGATCCGCACGGGCACGCGGCATATCGAACACCATGACGCCAGCGTTGAAATACCGGCCGGGAAGGCCCAGACCGTGCTTCCCGGCAAACTCTCCGACATCCACACCAGGATCAGGAACCGCCGCACAAACACAGTCGCCCAAGTCAGACTGCCACAGCTCTTTCAAGCTGCCGGTCACAACCATATCGATATCCAGGTAGATGAGACGAGATATGGATCCATCCAGAACCTCGTCCATGATCAGGCGCAGATATGTAGCGCGGCTTATCTGCAAAAGCGGAGGCAATGTCAGTGCGTCGTGACCAACAATCGAGTACCAACGAACATCCATTCTCCCCAATTCAGATGCCACCTGTTTTTGCAAATCGTCGCTGATGGCATCGTGGATGACATGCACCTTGAAATTGTCGCCATCGGCGGAATTCGCCTCGACAGACTTCAGCAACGTCACCAGATGCGGCACATAGTTTGCGTCTGAAACACATACGATGTTGATATTTGTATCAACAATAGGATTCATCATCACTCCTTGATCTCAAAAATCGCGCCCGTGCGCCAGAAAATGTCAGCCATGCCTACCCGGGAGAGGTTCCGTGGGAAGGACACGCGTTGTTCGGTAGTGATCCAACCGGTTTCGGATCCCGCTATCATCGCCGTTCAACTTGCGAACGAAAAGGGCGGGGCGCGCTCTCCGCCCACCGCTTGCCAGATGAAAGCCCGGCGCGGTCACGACATCGACAAGGCTGTCATCGACGACGGTCGGTCCGCTGCTGCCAGGGAACCATTGTGCATAGGTTGATGTGCCAGCGACATGGGAGGCACGCGGGCCGGCCATGACGGCGGTGTGAAAGAACGTTTCGTCGGAACAGACGCTGTGCGACAACAACCGGACGATGGATTTGTGCTTCCGCGAGAAGGCGAAGATGGCTTCGACCGCTTCCCGTGTCAGAATCCAGTATGCACTGCCGCGAAAGAAGGCCACAGGACCAGCTATGGCACGGACATCGCGGTTGGGAAGGCGGGACAGGATGTGGGCATTGACCTCGCGAATGATCCGCCCGCGCAGGCCGGCACCGCGCCAGCCGCCTTCCATCTGGTATTTGAGCATACGCTGCCACGGCAGACTGTCGGGCCCTTCCAACACCGGCTCAGCGTCGATGAACTCCCGATCCTGCGCAGCCAGGTAGCTCGCAATGGCCTCGACCGTCGCGATCGGGTAATCGCTGCCGCTGAGCAACGCGAAATGGGTGAAAGGAATCTCATCCCGCAGGGCGTGCCGCATCAGCGCCAAGGCGGCGCGCACTTGCGAAAAGCCGCCCCAATGCACGCTTTTCCGCTCCTCGATCAGAACGGCCCCAGCCTGGGCACATTCCTGGAACTGGGTGATATCGGACTTGGCATCGACATGAATGAACGTGCGGGCGTGCGATGACCGAAGACTTTCCACCAGCGCCAGCGCCTGTCTGGGATTGTCGTGAACCAGGACAAGAAACGCAATCATGCAAGATCTCCATCGTCTCTCGCTTTTGAACCCCCTCATGCCTTTCGATTTGCTGCGACTGCACAGCGATGCTGTCAAAAATATCTCGACTTCGCGTTTGGTTGCTTGAAGTTCGCCTTGGTCATGGCCCAGGCAAAGCCAAAATGCACCCTGGCCTTGTCCGGCCGACGGCGCAGAGTGGCCAGAACACCGCGCAGGAAGCGGATGACGATCCTGTCCGGCAGCAGTAGCCGCCGGTTGACGAAATA
The nucleotide sequence above comes from Mesorhizobium shangrilense. Encoded proteins:
- a CDS encoding glycosyltransferase family 8 protein, with protein sequence MNPIVDTNINIVCVSDANYVPHLVTLLKSVEANSADGDNFKVHVIHDAISDDLQKQVASELGRMDVRWYSIVGHDALTLPPLLQISRATYLRLIMDEVLDGSISRLIYLDIDMVVTGSLKELWQSDLGDCVCAAVPDPGVDVGEFAGKHGLGLPGRYFNAGVMVFDMPRARADRTLSCALNLLLEDQSKFEFADQDALNVVLWGKWKQVDATWNFQREFMYDDLAAWRSLSKDRHTVPKIIHFTESVKPWKAGEWHPFAWLYWKYLLRSGFAGDVMRKGNITYRDIIKMRLKYLFKKPNLARGSTRS
- a CDS encoding beta-1,6-N-acetylglucosaminyltransferase, whose product is MTASLCSRSKSKGMRGFKSERRWRSCMIAFLVLVHDNPRQALALVESLRSSHARTFIHVDAKSDITQFQECAQAGAVLIEERKSVHWGGFSQVRAALALMRHALRDEIPFTHFALLSGSDYPIATVEAIASYLAAQDREFIDAEPVLEGPDSLPWQRMLKYQMEGGWRGAGLRGRIIREVNAHILSRLPNRDVRAIAGPVAFFRGSAYWILTREAVEAIFAFSRKHKSIVRLLSHSVCSDETFFHTAVMAGPRASHVAGTSTYAQWFPGSSGPTVVDDSLVDVVTAPGFHLASGGRRARPALFVRKLNGDDSGIRNRLDHYRTTRVLPTEPLPGRHG